The Brassica oleracea var. oleracea cultivar TO1000 chromosome C6, BOL, whole genome shotgun sequence genome includes a region encoding these proteins:
- the LOC106300949 gene encoding protein PLASTID MOVEMENT IMPAIRED 2: MAEGGGRRIGSVKAAINMYGQIATRTVSPQLDLPEAKSVAEDLHKSGRELGMYRDSRKASDSAKAKAEAELSKAKKTALELTLLIEQSNLRLKSVKKLKIDGNGNYAQIIRELEGVKQELSKLKLDAAYVLKEKVAAEKEVMELRAKTEENLNLVESLKLEVDAANEEHVLVELAKMEALKECKEVEEEREREKKEALEELEKMKKRTKEMKKEIKRSKEYENVLSETLADIEMLETQLSLVKDMERKAPKNQRGKKDALTVLKEVTEETEAKKEELASVNAELLYLGGIMDALSKELEEVKREAARFEKVIRKDDEMIERLNTKLLMAKGRLEAVSADEERISSLADNLICSLEKLKNDKEVAKKEEVELKEEAKIIKKTEMGFGGKKKELLSKLDELEKAKRAEGLALKKLESTAERAMETREMDSQSSSTITISRFEYEYLSGQARHAEETAEKKVEAAMAWVEALKASTKEIVMKTETLERESGKTMVEEERASFRMQRSLSIKRLVQNEIEKFKEESAEDKSSSLVVSSSPKPVRKSVRISGRFTPVQGGKTRRYSSGNRGTTPSYFVIKKKKKKVPNLVKFFSRKRDKSSLEQ, translated from the exons ATGGCAGAAGGTGGAGGAAGAAGAATAGGATCAGTAAAAGCCGCCATCAACATGTACGGACAAATAGCTACTCGCACCGTCTCTCCTCAGCTAGATTTGCCAGAAGCTAAG TCTGTTGCTGAGGACTTGCATAAGTCAGGGAGAGAGCTTGGCATGTACAGAGATAGCAGAAAGGCTTCCGACTCTGCAAAGGCCAAAGCAGAAGCTGAACTAAGCAAGGCCAAGAAGACAGCGCTGGAGCTGACTTTACTTATAGAGCAGTCAAATCTCCGGTTAAAGTCTGTAAAGAAGTTAAAGATCGATGGAAACGGTAACTACGCTCAGATCATTCGAGAGTTAGAGGGTGTGAAGCAAGAACTGAGCAAGCTTAAGCTCGACGCAGCATACGTTTTAAAAGAGAAGGTTGCGGCGGAGAAGGAAGTGATGGAGTTAAGGGCTAAAACGGAAGAGAATTTAAACTTGGTTGAGAGTCTTAAGCTTGAGGTCGACGCTGCGAACGAAGAGCATGTTCTGGTTGAGTTAGCGAAGATGGAGGCTTTGAAGGAATGCAAAGAGGTGGAAGAGGAGAGAGAGAGGGAAAAGAAGGAAGCGTTAGAGGAATTGGAGAAGATGAAGAAGAGGACGAAGGAGATGAAGAAAGAGATAAAGAGATCAAAGGAGTATGAGAATGTGTTGTCAGAGACTTTGGCAGACATCGAGATGTTGGAAACGCAGTTAAGCCTTGTTAAGGACATGGAGAGGAAGGCTCCCAAGAACCAAAGAGGGAAGAAGGACGCTTTGACGGTTTTGAAAGAAGTTACGGAAGAGACGGAAGCTAAGAAGGAGGAGCTCGCTTCTGTTAACGCGGAGCTTCTTTATCTCGGCGGTATAATGGATGCGTTGAGTAAAGAGCTTGAGGAAGTTAAACGAGAAGCGGCTCGGTTTGAGAAGGTTATACGAAAGGATGATGAAATGATTGAGAGACTCAATACAAAGCTGCTTATGGCGAAAGGTAGACTAGAAGCAGTGTCTGCAGACGAAGAAAGAATCAGCTCTCTTGCTGATAATTTAATCTGTTCTTTAGAGAAGTTAAAGAATGATAAAGAAGTTGCAAAGAAAGAAGAGGTTGAACTTAAAGAAGAAGCAAAGATCATCAAGAAAACCGAAATGGGGTTTGGTGGAAAAAAGAAAGAGTTGCTTTCTAAATTAGATGAGCTCGAGAAGGCGAAGCGAGCAGAGGGTCTAGCACTAAAGAAGCTTGAATCAACGGCAGAGAGGGCAATGGAAACTAGAGAAATGGATTCTCAGAGTAGCTCAACCATCACAATCTCTAGATTCGAGTACGAGTATCTGAGTGGACAAGCGCGTCACGCCGAAGAAACCGCGGAGAAGAAAGTGGAAGCAGCAATGGCGTGGGTGGAAGCGCTGAAGGCAAGCACTAAGGAGATTGTGATGAAGACTGAGACTCTAGAGAGGGAGAGTGGGAAAACGATGGTGGAAGAGGAGAGGGCGTCGTTTAGGATGCAGAGGTCGCTGTCGATAAAGAGACTGGTGCAGAACGAGATTGAGAAGTTCAAGGAGGAATCAGCAGAAGACAAAAGCAGCAGCTTGGTGGTCTCTTCTTCTCCTAAACCGGTGAGAAAGTCAGTGAGGATTAGTGGGAGGTTTACTCCGGTTCAGGGAGGGAAGACGAGGAGATACTCTTCGGGAAACAGAGGGACGACTCCGAGTTACTTTGTAATTAAGAAGAAGAAGAAGAAAGTTCCGAACTTGGTCAAGTTTTTTAGCCGGAAGAGAGATAAGTCGTCTTTAGAGCAATGA
- the LOC106299960 gene encoding non-specific lipid-transfer protein 2, protein MKILALTLMVFVILSPSFAAPTKVALGAACDAKQLQPCLAAITGGGQPSGDCCAKLKEQQPCLCGFAKNPAFAQYISSPNSRKVLSACGIPYPSC, encoded by the coding sequence ATGAAGATCTTGGCATTGACACTCATGGTTTTCGTCATTCTTTCGCCATCATTTGCGGCTCCAACTAAAGTGGCACTCGGAGCGGCATGTGACGCTAAGCAGCTTCAGCCTTGCCTGGCAGCGATTACAGGAGGAGGCCAACCCTCGGGTGATTGTTGTGCAAAGCTGAAGGAGCAGCAGCCATGCTTATGTGGATTTGCTAAGAACCCTGCGTTTGCTCAGTACATTAGCTCTCCGAACTCTCGCAAAGTCCTATCCGCTTGTGGTATTCCTTATCCAAGTTGCTAA
- the LOC106299959 gene encoding probable serine/threonine-protein kinase At1g18390 yields the protein MIDMFLFLTKSMFPIITWMLFVIPSCVFSANELHDRCRPSFRCGDQTALSYPFWTSGREGCGHPEFEVDCSGGFAEISITSVKYRILEANYASGIIRLARSDFIGGLCPKDLLNATFDERVLPLAPDTEFLTIYHDCRRVFPEYVSTFVGDLPCEDDDDGNNGGDDDRTRYYVTRNLSSPLLNGIRGQFEDFGSSCTSVSVRVSGPWLETLQNNRTQDNLQKALAEGFQLGLNQECLSCLDSKGACGFNQNSGGFVCYCVDETNNSTCSSRKKGISSGAIAGIVVVCVLLVAILVAVGLFCLIRRRKKTQAAQHMSKGLPITSSSSIETSSYPTSTTVSSSSNHSLLPSVSYITNASTYFGVQVFSYEELEEATENFSRELGNGGFGTVYYGVLKDGRAVAVKRLYERSLKRVEQFKNEIDILKSLKHTNLVILYGCTSRHSTELLLVYEYISNGTLADHLHGDRAEARPICWPVRLNIAIETASALSFLHKSGIIHRDVKTTNILLDEKSTVKVADFGLSRLFSTDQTHVSTAPQGTPGYVDPEYYQCYRLNEKSDVYSFGVVLAELISSKEAVDITRHRHDINLANMAVSKIQNNAVHELLDPSLGFSKDPEVKRMMVSVAELAFRCLQQEREGRPSMDEIVEILKGIKGENRVTPPPDVVDIEVSGEDDVGLLRHSVPPPVSPDTDKFTSSSDTAASSF from the exons ATGATCGATATGTTTCTATTCTTAACCAAATCTATGTTCCCTATAATCACATGGATGCTCTTTGTGATACCTTCTTGTGTCTTCTCAGCTAACGAGCTTCACGACCGTTGCCGTCCATCGTTTAGGTGCGGAGATCAAACCGCTCTCTCGTATCCTTTCTGGACATCTGGCAGAGAAGGCTGTGGCCACCCTGAGTTCGAAGTCGACTGTAGTGGTGGATTTGCAGAGATAAGCATAACCTCGGTGAAGTATAGAATTTTAGAGGCGAACTATGCCTCTGGTATCATACGACTGGCGAGATCAGATTTTATCGGTGGTCTTTGTCCTAAAGATCTTTTAAATGCGACGTTCGACGAAAGGGTTCTTCCACTTGCTCCTGACACTGAGTTTCTAACAATCTATCACGACTGCAGAAGAGTATTTCCAGAATATGTTTCTACTTTTGTTGGAGATCTTCCTTGTGAGGATGATGATGATGGTAATAATGGTGGTGATGATGACAGAACAAGATACTATGTGACAAGAAACCTCTCGTCCCCTCTACTCAACGGGATTAGAGGTCAATTCGAAGACTTCGGGTCATCTTGCACAAGCGTAAGTGTTCGTGTATCAGGGCCTTGGCTGGAGACACTACAGAACAATCGGACTCAAGATAATCTGCAGAAAGCTCTTGCAGAGGGTTTCCAGCTTGGACTTAACCAAGAATGTTTGTCGTGCTTAGACTCTAAGGGTGCTTGTGGATTTAATCAAAACTCAGGTGGATTTGTCTGCTATTGTGTAGATGAGACAAATAACAGTACTTGCAGTTCTAGAAAAAAAG GCATCTCTTCTGGAGCAATAGCAG GCATTGTGGTTGTTTGTGTATTGCTGGTGGCCATTCTTGTAGCCGTAGGTTTGTTCTGTCTCATCAGACGGCGAAAGAAGACACAGGCAGCTCAACACATGAGCAAAGGCTTGCCAATAACGTCATCTTCAAGCATAGAAACATCAAGCTATCCAACTTCCACAACAGTTTCAAGCAGCAGCAATCACTCTCTTCTCCCTTCAGTCTCCTACATCACAAACGCAAGCACCTACTTTGGAGTCCAAGTCTTCAGCTACGAAGAACTCGAGGAAGCCACTGAAAATTTCTCTAGAGAACTCGGAAACGGCGGCTTCGGTACTGTTTATTATG GCGTGTTGAAAGATGGACGAGCTGTAGCAGTCAAACGACTATACGAGAGGTCGCTTAAACGCGTTGAACAGTTCAAGAACGAGATCGACATCTTGAAATCGTTGAAACATACAAACCTCGTGATTCTCTATGGATGCACGTCGAGACACAGCACAGAGCTTTTGCTCGTCTACGAGTATATCTCAAACGGAACTCTAGCCGACCATCTTCACGGTGATCGTGCTGAAGCCCGTCCTATTTGTTGGCCAGTTCGTCTGAACATTGCGATCGAAACCGCAAGTGCTTTATCCTTCCTCCACAAATCAG GGATCATACATAGGGACGTAAAGACAACAAACATTCTTCTAGACGAGAAATCCACGGTGAAGGTAGCTGATTTCGGACTCTCACGATTGTTTTCGACGGACCAAACTCACGTCTCCACAGCACCGCAAGGCACTCCAGGATATGTAGATCCCGAGTATTACCAATGTTACCGTTTAAACGAGAAGAGCGACGTGTACAGCTTCGGAGTCGTACTAGCCGAACTCATCTCTTCCAAAGAAGCCGTGGATATCACAAGACATCGCCACGATATCAACTTAGCAAACATGGCCGTCTCCAAAATCCAGAACAACGCAGTGCACGAGCTCCTCGATCCAAGTCTTGGATTCTCGAAGGATCCAGAAGTGAAAAGGATGATGGTATCCGTGGCTGAGCTTGCGTTCCGATGTTTGCAACAGGAGAGGGAAGGTAGGCCATCGATGGATGAGATCGTGGAGATTTTGAAAGGGATCAAGGGGGAGAACCGCGTGACGCCACCACCGGATGTGGTGGATATTGAGGTAAGCGGAGAAGATGACGTTGGATTGTTGAGGCATAGTGTTCCTCCGCCAGTGTCGCCGGATACTGATAAGTTTACTAGCAGTTCTGATACGGCGGCGAGTTCATTTTGA